One Echeneis naucrates chromosome 1, fEcheNa1.1, whole genome shotgun sequence DNA segment encodes these proteins:
- the wfs1a gene encoding wolframin, translating into MEFKESTTPVNTEGSSPVLDGSSLLSPIQSLPLPVSNADSAPPVQLTKSPSSTETMTEPRKAPPSSTQSAHTKSKAKDRPPLDQAKPLSTAVSSKTAVTKPSSAAPNKTPPTSNCSAPETCNTPVSMPCNTPTDSPSLTALKTPSIPSKKRTFASVAKQVIIQERLRKAEEEETQDEDELEEDLSVVEMEEKAKAGDARAQIKLGQHYLILAGEEDAELNNVLAVHWLIKAAKQGRKHAAKLLQRCWVLKKGITPENEEEVRKLSTESKFELAVRKAAMMMYFKLNPERKDKVAVTEMLGNVSQVNAVLGGTTSRIPGPTTSQTHKVLQNIVSNEAEQLVDLDEFVEMTKQYAQGIVPSAKPNGSQVTPKRENVTTQSSDQEQRAIDMKSRLMMLEYPLHAAVDMKEHLVDWASRAGVQWLSTVIPTQHVNALIFFFIISNLTVDLFAFVIPLLVFYLSFISMIICTLRVFQSSKTWENFRALASLLTRFEPGLDVEQAETNFGWNNLEPYLYFILSVFFVIFSFPVADKGWIPCSELSTVAIFFTAVSYKSLSVTAAMYARRAMAIEVASSLCCLTQLLPENMTAIRFLGHTFTTLPLGKSVVLKLSLPCLLYVYLFYLFFSMARMRGFRGTYCFLVPYLVCFMWCEFSVVLLQNSSAVGLIRTCVAYFLFLFALPVLAFGLAAMLLIQLFKWFLELELTKVIVTLVVCAIPVTLRLWTRFSMSILDVFRLLTHRGPVKLILLCICMVLFFFSVYVYHAEGEKVYNSTLTWSQYSQACGPPAWETKGMAQTQIFCSHLHGHRVTWAGRFRHIRVAETENGAQSVINMLPVFMGEWLRCLYGETYPKCEPTNATATNPTAAHLASNSASAPTLLSTLLRKQEEEELCQLKALAKYTCHVKRFDSYRFEVTVGMIRDVGAEDPARDIILLASHEFKEMLFNLSPGNIVEFSTKLEGRLGARAPAFELKAIHCVDCRDSLLTGSRHVKIERNWRRTTMRALKFAFDFFFSPFLSAKITA; encoded by the exons ATGGAGTTCAAGGAATCCACTACTCCCGTCAACACTGAGGGCTCGAGTCCTGTCCTGGATGGATCCAGTCTTCTCTCCCCCATACAGAGTCTTCCCTTGCCTGTCTCCAATGCTGACTCAGCTCCACCTGTACAGCTCACCAAGTCTCCATCCTCCACAGAAACAATGACAGAACCCAGAAAAGCCCCCCCTTCCTCTACACAATCAGCTCACACTAAATCTAAAGCAAAGGACCGCCCTCCTTTAGATCAAGCAAAGCCCTTATCTACTGCTGTGTCGTCCAAGACTGCTGTCACTAAACCTTCCTCCGCTGCTCCTAACAAAACACCACCAACTTCTAACTGCTCTGCCCCTGAAACCTGCAATACGCCTGTCAGCATGCCCTGTAACACTCCAACAGATTCTCCTTCCTTGACTGCTCTTAAAACTCCTTCCATCCCCTCCAAGAAACGCACTTTTGCCTCAGTGGCCAAGCAGGTGATAATACAGGAAAGACTtagaaaagcagaggaagaggagacccAAGATGAAGATG agctggaggaggattTGTCAGTGgtagagatggaggagaaggcCAAAGCCGGTGATGCCAGAGCTCAGATCAAG CTGGGTCAGCACTACTTGATTCTTGCTGGAGAGGAGGACGCAGAGTTGAACAATGTCCTGGCTGTTCATTGGCTGATTAAAGCAGCTAAACAGGGAAGGAAACATGCAGCTAAATTACTGCAGCGCTGTTGGGTCTTAAAGAAAG GAATTACTcctgaaaatgaagaagaagtgCGCAAGTTGTCCACAGAGAGTAAGTTTGAGCTGGCAGTACGCAAGGCAGCCATGATGATGTACTTTAAACTCAACCCAGAGAGGAAAGACAAGGTGGCCGTGACTGAGATGCTTGGAAATGTCAGCCAGGTCAATGCAGTGCTGG GTGGCACTACAAGCAGGATCCCTGGCCCAACTACAAGCCAGACCCACAAAGTGTTGCAAAACATTGTCAGCAATGAGG CCGAACAATTGGTGGATCTTGATGAATTTGTTGAAATGACAAAACAGTACGCACAAGGTATCGTCCCCTCTGCAAAACCGAATGGCAGCCAAGTCACCCCCAAGAGGGAAAATGTCACAACTCAGAGCAGTGATCAGGAG CAAAGAGCCATAGACATGAAATCACGCTTAATG ATGCTGGAGTACCCGCTGCATGCTGCTGTGGATATGAAGGAGCACCTGGTGGACTGGGCCTCGCGGGCTGGCGTCCAGTGGCTGAGCACAGTCATCCCCACGCAACACGTCAACGCCCttatcttcttcttcatcatcagcaaTCTAACAGTCGacttgtttgcttttgtcatCCCTCTGCTTGTGTTCTACCTGTCCTTCATCTCCATGATCATCTGCACACTGCGTGTTTTTCAGAGCAGCAAG ACCTGGGAGAATTTCAGAGCGCTGGCATCTTTGCTGACACGTTTTGAACCTGGGCTGGATGTGGAGCAGGCAGAGACCAACTTCGGCTGGAACAACCTGGAGCCGTACCTCTATTTtatcctctctgtcttctttgtcattttctcctttcctgTAGCCGACAAAGGCTGGATTCCCTGTTCGGAGCTCTCTACTGTGGCCATTTTCTTTACTGCTGTCAGCTACAAGAGCCTCAGCGTCACTGCTGCAATGTATGCACGCCGAGCCATGGCCATAGAG GTAGCATCATCTCTTTGTTGCCTGACCCAGTTACTGCCAGAGAACATGACAGCGATTCGTTTTCTAGGACACACTTTCACGACGCTGCCGCTGGGGAAGTCAGTAGTGCTGAAGCTCAGTCTCCCCTGCCTACTATATGTTTACCTGTTTTACCTCTTCTTCAG CATGGCAAGGATGCGTGGCTTCCGGGGTACTTACTGCTTCCTGGTTCCGTACCTAGTCTGCTTTATGTGGTGTGAGTTCTCTGTTGTTCTCCTCCAAAATTCCTCTGCTGTGGGTCTAATCCGGACCTGCGTGGCCtactttctcttcctgttcGCTCTGCCTGTTCTGGCATTTGGCTTGGCAGCCATGCTTTTGATCCAACTCTTCAAGTGGTTCCTTGAGCTGGAACTGACAAAGGTGATCGTGACCTTGGTGGTGTGTGCCATCCCCGTCACTCTGCGGCTCTGGACGCGGTTCAGCATGTCTATTCTGGACGTCTTCCGCTTGTTGACTCACCGTGGCCCAGTCAAACTCATCCTGCTCTGTATCTGCATGGTgctgttcttcttctctgtctatGTGTACCATGCAGAGGGGGAGAAGGTGTACAACTCCACGCTGACGTGGAGCCAGTACAGCCAGGCATGTGGGCCCCCTGCCTGGGAAACCAAAGGCATGGCCCAGACGCAGATCTTTTGTAGCCACCTTCATGGACACAGGGTGACTTGGGCTGGACGTTTCAGGCACATCCGTGTGGCTGAGACAGAGAATGGGGCTCAGTCGGTCATTAACATGCTGCCTGTGTTCATGGGAGAATGGCTGCGCTGCCTCTACGGAGAAACATATCCCAAATGTGAGCCAACGAACGCAACAGCCACGAACCCAACAGCTGCACATTTGGCAAGCAACTCTGCTTCAGCCCCCACTTTACTCTCCACACTGCTCCGAaagcaagaagaggaggagttgTGTCAGCTCAAGGCTCTTGCGAAATACACCTGCCACGTCAAGCGTTTTGACAGCTACCGATTTGAGGTGACAGTAGGGATGATCCGAGATGTAGGTGCAGAGGACCCAGCTAGGGATATAATCTTATTGGCCAGCCATGAGTTCAAAGAGATGCTGTTTAATCTGAGCCCAGGCAATATCGTGGAGTTCAGCACTAAGCTGGAAGGCCGCCTCGGAGCTAGAGCTCCGGCCTTCGAGTTGAAAGCTATCCACTGTGTGGACTGTCGGGACTCACTGTTGACCGGGAGCCGGCACGTGAAGATCGAGAGAAACTGGAGACGCACAACAATGAGAGCCCTGAAGTTTGCATTTGATTTTTTCTTCTCGCCTTTCTTGTCTGCAAAAATAACCGCCTGA
- the ppp2r2ca gene encoding protein phosphatase 2, regulatory subunit B, gamma a: MGEDAESPKINHTFLRDYVTEADVISTVEFNQTGDLLATGDKGGRVVIFQRETESKGESDEPGETGDSGEYNVYSTFQSHEPDFDYLKSLEIEEKINKIRWLPQQNAAHFLLSTNDKTIKLWKVSERDKRPEGYNLKDEEGRLKAVSTITSLQVPVLKPTDLMVEVRPRRVFANGHTYHVNSISVNSDGETYLSADDLRINMWHLGITDRSFNIVDIKPANMEDLTEVITAAEFHPHHCHLFVYSSSKGTLRLCDMRASALCDKHTKLFEEPEDPGSRSFFSEIISSVSDVKFSHSGRYLLTRDYLTAKVWDLNMDKGPVETYQVHEYLRNKLCSLYENDCIFDKFECVWNSSDSVIMTGAYNSFFRMFDRETGRGVTLEAWRESSKPRAVLRTRRVYTGGKRRRGDVGVDSLDFTKKILHMAWHPSENIIAIAATNNLYIFQDRVNPETQAQ; this comes from the exons ATGGGCGAGGACGCTGAGAGCCCCAAAATCAACCACACCTTCCTGCGGGACTACGTCACTGAAG CTGATGTCATCTCCACGGTTGAGTTTAACCAGACAGGGGACCTGCTGGCCACGGGCGACAAAGGTGGCCGAGTGGTCATCTttcagagagagactgag TCCAAAGGGGAGTCAGACGAGCCGGGGGAGACAGGGGACTCTGGGGAGTACAATGTCTACAGCACGTTCCAGAGCCATGAACCAGACTTTGACTACCTTAAAAGTCTAGAAATTGAAGAGAAAATCAACAAGATCAGATGGCTGCCACAACAGAACGCAGCACATTTCCTGCTCTCCACCAATG ATAAGACCATTAAACTGTGGAaggtgagtgagagagacaagagacCAGAGGGATACAATTTGAAAGATGAGGAGGGACGGCTCAAGGCCGTTTCTACCATCACCTCTCTGCAG GTGCCAGTGCTGAAACCTACAGATCTCATGGTAGAGGTCCGTCCCAGACGCGTGTTCGCCAATGGACATACCTACCATGTCAACTCCATCTCAGTCAACAGTGATGGTGAGACGTATCTGTCTGCTGATGACCTCCGTATCAATATGTGGCACCTGGGCATCACGGACCGCAGCTTCA ATATTGTGGACATCAAACCAGCCAACATGGAGGACCTGACGGAGGtgatcacagcagcagagtttcaCCCTCACCACTGCCACTTGTTTgtgtacagcagcagcaaaggcaCCCTGCGCCTCTGTGACATGAGGGCCTCTGCACTCTGTGACAAACATACCAAAC TGTTTGAGGAACCCGAGGATCCAGGGAGCCGGTCTTTCTTCTCAGAGATCATTTCCTCTGTGTCGGACGTCAAGTTCAGCCACAGTGGACGCTATCTGCTCACCAGAGACTATCTCACGGCCAAGGTGTGGGACCTGAACATGGACAAGGGCCCGGTGGAGACATATCAG GTCCATGAATACCTGAGGAATAAGCTGTGCTCCCTCTATGAAAATGACTGCATCTTTGACAAGTTTGAGTGTGTTTGGAACAGCTCAGACAG tgtGATCATGACAGGGGCGTACAACAGCTTCTTCCGGATGTTTGACAGGGAGACGGGCCGTGGTGTAACCTTGGAGGCGTGGCGGGAAAGCAGCAAGCCACGGGCAGTGCTGCGGACTCGCCGCGTCTATACCGGTGGCAAGCGTCGCCGTGGAGATGTCGGTGTTGATAGCCTGGACTTCACGAAGAAAATCCTGCACATGGCTTGGCACCCATCTGAGAATATCATTGCCATAGCAGCCACCAACAACCTGTATATCTTCCAGGACCGTGTAAACCCTGAGACGCAGGCGCAGTGA